The Achromobacter pestifer genome includes a region encoding these proteins:
- the leuS gene encoding leucine--tRNA ligase produces MQERYLPTTVEAAAHQDWQARDVYLVHEHAKNADGSEKPKFYACSMLPYPSGKLHMGHVRNYTINDMMARQLRMRGYNVLMPMGWDAFGMPAENAAIKSKVPPAKWTYDNIAYMKKQMKAMGLAIDWSREMCACDPQYYKWNQWLFLKMLEKGVAYRKTQVVNWDPVDQTVLANEQVIDGRGWRSGALVEKREIPGYYLRITDYADELLGAVQNDLPGWPERVRLMQENWIGKSEGLRFAFPHQIAGQNGQLIQDGKLYVFTTRADTIMGVTFCAVAPEHPVATQAALSNPQLAAFIEQCKLGGTTEAEMATREKEGMPTGLYVTHPVTGAEVEVWVGNYVLMTYGDGAVMGVPAHDERDFAFAKKYDLPIVQVVDVAGKEYSTNAWQEWYGDKQAGRTINSGKYDGLSHKEAVDAIAVDLGAQGLGEKQTTWRLRDWGISRQRYWGTPIPIIHCADCGPVPVPEKDLPVVLPDDLIPDGSGNPLAKNEAFLSCACPNCGKPARRETDTMDTFVDSSWYFMRYTSPGNDQAMVDPRNDYWMPMDQYIGGIEHAVLHLLYARFWTKVMRDMGLLNFDEPFTKLLCQGMVLNHIYSRKTPQGGIEYFWPEDVENVYDDRGAIVGAKLKSDGSAITYGGVGTMSKSKNNGVDPQSLIDTLGADTARLFVMFASPPEQTLEWSDSGVEGSNRFLRRLWSISYGQREAIARGLANGADWAQAPAPVKDLRREVYGLLKQADYDYQRIQYNTVVSACMKMLNAIDDAKLPEGAAADAAYAETLGVLLRVLYPVVPHITWHLWRDLGYAHELGDLLDAPWPHVDEAALVADEIELMLQVNGKLRGSIRVAAKAAKEDIEKLAASQEEVARFLEGRPPKRVIVVPGKLVNVVG; encoded by the coding sequence ATGCAGGAACGTTACCTCCCCACTACCGTCGAAGCAGCCGCCCACCAAGACTGGCAGGCCCGCGACGTCTACCTGGTCCACGAACACGCCAAGAACGCCGACGGCTCCGAAAAGCCGAAGTTCTACGCCTGCTCCATGCTGCCCTACCCCAGCGGCAAGCTGCACATGGGTCACGTGCGCAACTACACCATCAACGACATGATGGCGCGCCAGCTGCGCATGCGTGGCTACAACGTCCTGATGCCCATGGGCTGGGACGCCTTCGGCATGCCGGCGGAAAACGCCGCCATCAAGTCCAAGGTGCCGCCGGCGAAGTGGACGTACGACAACATCGCCTACATGAAGAAGCAGATGAAGGCGATGGGGCTGGCAATCGACTGGTCGCGCGAAATGTGCGCCTGCGATCCCCAGTACTACAAGTGGAACCAGTGGCTGTTCCTCAAGATGCTGGAAAAGGGCGTCGCCTACCGCAAGACCCAGGTCGTCAACTGGGATCCGGTGGACCAGACCGTGCTGGCCAATGAGCAGGTCATCGACGGCCGCGGCTGGCGCTCGGGCGCGCTGGTCGAAAAGCGCGAGATCCCCGGCTACTACCTGCGCATCACCGATTACGCCGACGAGCTGCTGGGCGCCGTCCAGAACGACCTGCCCGGCTGGCCCGAGCGCGTGCGCCTGATGCAGGAAAACTGGATCGGCAAGTCCGAGGGCCTGCGCTTCGCCTTCCCGCACCAGATCGCCGGCCAGAATGGCCAGCTGATCCAGGACGGCAAGCTGTACGTCTTCACCACCCGCGCCGATACCATCATGGGCGTGACCTTCTGCGCCGTGGCGCCGGAACACCCCGTGGCCACGCAGGCCGCCTTGTCCAATCCGCAGCTGGCCGCGTTCATCGAGCAATGCAAGCTGGGCGGCACGACCGAGGCCGAAATGGCCACGCGCGAAAAGGAAGGCATGCCCACGGGCCTCTACGTCACGCACCCGGTCACGGGCGCCGAAGTCGAGGTCTGGGTCGGCAACTACGTGCTCATGACCTACGGCGACGGCGCCGTCATGGGCGTGCCGGCGCATGACGAACGCGATTTCGCCTTCGCCAAGAAATACGACCTGCCCATCGTCCAGGTCGTGGACGTGGCCGGCAAGGAATACTCCACCAACGCCTGGCAGGAGTGGTACGGCGACAAGCAGGCCGGCCGCACCATCAATTCAGGCAAGTACGACGGCCTCTCGCACAAGGAAGCGGTCGACGCCATCGCCGTCGACCTGGGCGCGCAAGGCCTGGGCGAAAAGCAGACCACCTGGCGCCTGCGCGACTGGGGCATCTCGCGCCAGCGCTATTGGGGCACCCCCATCCCCATCATCCACTGCGCGGATTGCGGCCCGGTCCCGGTTCCGGAAAAAGACCTGCCGGTGGTCCTGCCCGACGACCTCATCCCGGACGGCAGCGGCAACCCCCTGGCCAAGAACGAGGCCTTCCTGTCCTGCGCCTGCCCCAACTGCGGCAAGCCGGCGCGCCGTGAAACGGACACGATGGACACCTTCGTGGACTCGTCCTGGTATTTCATGCGCTACACCTCGCCGGGCAACGACCAGGCCATGGTCGACCCGCGCAATGACTACTGGATGCCGATGGACCAGTACATCGGCGGCATCGAACACGCGGTGCTCCACCTGCTGTACGCCCGCTTCTGGACCAAGGTCATGCGCGACATGGGCTTGCTCAACTTCGACGAGCCCTTCACCAAGCTGCTGTGCCAGGGCATGGTGCTGAATCATATCTACTCGCGCAAGACGCCTCAGGGCGGCATCGAGTACTTCTGGCCGGAAGACGTCGAAAACGTCTACGACGACCGCGGCGCCATCGTCGGCGCCAAGCTGAAGTCGGACGGCTCGGCCATCACCTACGGCGGCGTGGGCACGATGTCCAAGTCCAAGAACAACGGCGTCGACCCGCAATCGCTGATCGACACGCTGGGCGCCGACACGGCCCGCCTGTTCGTCATGTTCGCCAGCCCGCCGGAACAGACCCTCGAATGGTCCGACTCCGGCGTCGAGGGCTCCAACCGCTTCCTGCGCCGCCTCTGGTCCATCAGCTACGGCCAGCGCGAAGCCATCGCGCGCGGCCTGGCCAACGGCGCCGACTGGGCCCAGGCGCCGGCCCCGGTCAAGGACCTGCGCCGCGAAGTCTACGGCCTGCTCAAGCAAGCCGACTACGACTACCAGCGCATCCAGTACAACACTGTCGTGTCCGCGTGCATGAAGATGCTCAACGCCATCGACGACGCCAAGCTGCCCGAAGGCGCGGCCGCGGACGCCGCCTACGCCGAAACGCTGGGCGTGCTGCTGCGCGTGCTGTACCCCGTGGTGCCGCACATCACCTGGCACTTGTGGCGCGACCTGGGCTACGCCCACGAGCTGGGCGACCTGCTCGACGCGCCCTGGCCGCACGTGGACGAAGCGGCGCTGGTCGCCGACGAGATCGAGCTGATGCTCCAGGTCAACGGCAAGCTGCGCGGCTCGATCCGCGTGGCCGCCAAGGCCGCCAAGGAAGACATCGAAAAGCTCGCGGCATCCCAGGAAGAAGTCGCCCGCTTCCTGGAAGGCCGTCCGCCCAAGCGCGTCATCGTGGTTCCGGGCAAACTGGTCAACGTCGTAGGCTGA
- a CDS encoding MFS transporter — protein MTSATQSSQTPALTAPIILLMSVATGLAVASNYYAQPLLHTISEQFSLSTATAGSIVTTAQLSYALGLMLLVPLGDMFERRGLIVLMSLLSSGGLLISAFAPNITVLILGTALTGMLSVVAQILVPYAATLAAPHERGKAVGTVMSGLLLGILLARTVAGALADVGSWRTVYWVAAILMLIMSAALWRLLPRHQSPAGLSYPRLLGSILRMFVEEPLFRARSLLGGLLFAAFSMLWTPLTFLLSSPPYQYSNTAIGLFGLAGAAGAYAANRFGRMADRGLGNLATRVGLLLLLGSWGLMAFGQASVLALLAGILVQDLAIQGVHVTNTSSLYRLRPEARSRLTAGYMTSYFIGGASGSLVSSWLYAHFGWPGVVTAGAVLGVITLIYGTLAPSARIPETAPTPARA, from the coding sequence ATGACTTCCGCTACCCAGTCCTCCCAGACGCCCGCGCTGACCGCGCCCATCATCCTGCTGATGTCGGTGGCCACCGGCCTCGCGGTCGCCAGCAACTACTATGCGCAACCGCTGCTGCACACGATCAGCGAGCAATTCTCGCTGTCCACCGCCACGGCGGGCAGCATCGTCACCACCGCGCAACTGAGCTACGCGTTGGGCTTGATGCTGCTGGTGCCGCTGGGCGACATGTTCGAGCGCCGCGGCCTGATCGTGCTGATGAGCCTGCTGTCCTCGGGCGGTCTGCTGATTTCCGCCTTCGCCCCCAACATCACCGTGCTGATCCTGGGCACCGCGCTGACCGGCATGCTGTCCGTGGTGGCGCAGATCCTGGTGCCCTACGCCGCGACGCTGGCCGCGCCCCACGAACGGGGCAAGGCGGTAGGCACGGTCATGAGCGGGCTGCTGCTGGGCATCCTGCTGGCCCGCACCGTCGCGGGCGCGCTGGCCGACGTGGGCAGCTGGCGCACGGTGTACTGGGTGGCGGCCATCCTGATGCTGATCATGTCCGCCGCCCTGTGGCGCCTGCTGCCGCGCCACCAGAGCCCCGCCGGGCTGAGCTATCCGCGCCTCCTGGGCTCGATCCTGCGCATGTTCGTCGAGGAACCGCTGTTCCGCGCCCGTTCGCTGCTGGGCGGGCTGCTGTTCGCGGCCTTCAGCATGCTGTGGACGCCCCTGACCTTCCTGCTGTCCAGCCCGCCCTATCAATACAGCAACACCGCCATCGGCCTGTTCGGCCTGGCTGGCGCTGCCGGCGCCTACGCCGCCAACCGTTTCGGCCGCATGGCCGACCGGGGCTTGGGCAACCTGGCCACCCGCGTCGGGCTGTTGTTGCTGCTGGGTTCCTGGGGGCTGATGGCGTTCGGCCAGGCGTCGGTGCTGGCCCTGCTGGCCGGCATCCTGGTGCAGGACCTGGCGATCCAGGGCGTACATGTCACCAATACCAGCTCCCTCTACCGCCTGCGCCCCGAGGCGCGCAGCCGGCTGACGGCGGGCTACATGACCAGCTACTTCATCGGCGGAGCATCCGGTTCACTGGTATCGTCCTGGCTGTACGCCCATTTTGGCTGGCCCGGCGTGGTCACGGCGGGCGCCGTCCTCGGGGTGATTACGCTGATTTATGGCACCCTCGCGCCTAGCGCGCGCATCCCGGAAACGGCTCCGACCCCTGCCCGCGCCTAG
- a CDS encoding MarR family winged helix-turn-helix transcriptional regulator produces the protein MNDLVDLVISQWTRECPAQDFAAMSVVTRVFRLNALAARNVNRSFRRYDLHQGEFDVLATLYRSGAPYALNPQKLVEALLLTSGAMTNRLDRLEQAGLLTRSPNPEDRRGVIVSLTSEGLRVIKLVLKDYLKDLNELLEPLSASERKQLAGLLKRLLIKQDQETPGGIGT, from the coding sequence ATGAATGACCTCGTCGATCTGGTGATCTCGCAATGGACCCGCGAATGTCCCGCCCAGGACTTCGCCGCCATGTCCGTCGTCACCCGCGTGTTCCGCCTGAACGCGCTGGCCGCCCGCAATGTGAACCGCAGCTTTCGCCGCTACGACCTGCACCAGGGCGAATTCGACGTGCTGGCCACGCTGTACCGCAGCGGCGCGCCTTACGCGCTGAATCCGCAGAAACTGGTGGAGGCCCTGCTGCTGACCTCCGGCGCGATGACCAACCGGCTCGATCGCCTGGAGCAGGCCGGCTTGCTCACGCGCAGCCCCAATCCGGAAGACCGGCGCGGCGTCATCGTTTCTCTCACCAGCGAAGGCCTGCGCGTCATCAAGCTGGTGCTGAAGGACTACCTCAAAGACCTCAACGAGTTGCTGGAGCCGCTGTCCGCCAGCGAACGCAAGCAATTGGCCGGTCTCCTCAAGAGGCTGCTGATCAAACAGGACCAGGAAACCCCTGGCGGCATCGGCACCTGA
- a CDS encoding HU family DNA-binding protein, with amino-acid sequence MATKAKAPAKKVTKPAAKAPAKKATAAKPAVKPAAKPAVKKVVAAKKVAAAPKAIKAALNKTQLIAYIVEQSGVEAKSVKAVLTSLETSVLSSVDKKGVGEFTLPGLFKVAVQKVPAKAKRFGKDPFTGEERWFPAKPASVKVKVRPLKKLKDAAQ; translated from the coding sequence ATGGCCACGAAAGCAAAAGCTCCTGCCAAGAAAGTCACCAAGCCCGCCGCCAAGGCGCCCGCAAAGAAGGCAACTGCTGCCAAACCCGCTGTGAAGCCCGCTGCCAAGCCGGCTGTCAAGAAGGTCGTCGCCGCCAAGAAGGTCGCTGCTGCCCCCAAGGCCATCAAGGCTGCTCTGAACAAGACCCAGCTCATCGCCTACATCGTTGAGCAATCCGGCGTTGAAGCCAAGTCGGTCAAGGCCGTCCTGACCAGCCTGGAAACCTCGGTGCTGAGCTCCGTGGACAAGAAGGGCGTCGGCGAATTCACGCTGCCCGGCCTGTTCAAGGTTGCCGTGCAGAAGGTTCCCGCCAAGGCCAAGCGCTTCGGCAAGGATCCGTTCACCGGTGAAGAGCGCTGGTTCCCCGCCAAGCCGGCTTCGGTCAAGGTGAAGGTTCGCCCGCTCAAGAAGCTGAAGGACGCCGCGCAGTAA
- a CDS encoding D-alanyl-D-alanine carboxypeptidase family protein, with the protein MLMKKLAASLIVAAACVSGAMAQTVPAPALSAKAWLLLDETSGQVIASHAATARIEPASLTKIMTAYVVFEALSKKELSATQLVTVSTRAWKVPAGSSKMFLEPGSKVSVDDLLRGLMIQSGNDAAIALAEAVSGSVEAFVARMNDTAARLGLHATHFASPHGLPDPGTYSTASDLSVLATRYIRDYPQLYKTYDSAKQFTYNKITQPNRNRLLWLDPTVDGLKTGHTESAGYCIVATAQRPNGADPRRLITVVVGTASDKLRTQESRELLEWGFQGFNTIKLYARGQAVATPEVWKGEHDSLKAGFTRDAYVTVPAGAKVEPVWTPQDPLIAPIAAQSPVGAVRVLVDGKPALQFPVVALEPVAEAGFAGRAWDSIRLWWRGHAG; encoded by the coding sequence ATGTTGATGAAGAAGTTGGCGGCGAGCCTGATCGTCGCGGCCGCGTGCGTGTCGGGCGCCATGGCGCAGACGGTGCCGGCGCCGGCCTTGTCGGCCAAGGCCTGGCTCTTGCTGGACGAGACCAGCGGACAGGTGATCGCGTCGCACGCGGCGACGGCCCGGATCGAGCCGGCGTCCTTGACCAAGATCATGACGGCCTACGTGGTGTTCGAGGCGCTCAGCAAGAAAGAGCTGTCGGCGACGCAGCTGGTCACGGTGTCGACCCGCGCCTGGAAGGTGCCGGCGGGCAGCTCGAAGATGTTCCTGGAGCCGGGCTCCAAGGTGTCGGTGGACGATCTGTTGCGCGGCTTGATGATCCAGTCGGGTAACGACGCGGCCATTGCGCTGGCCGAGGCGGTATCGGGCAGCGTCGAGGCCTTCGTGGCGCGGATGAACGACACCGCCGCCAGGCTCGGCCTGCATGCCACGCATTTCGCCAGCCCGCACGGCCTGCCGGATCCGGGGACTTACTCCACCGCCAGCGACCTGTCGGTGCTGGCCACGCGCTACATCCGCGACTATCCCCAGCTCTACAAGACCTACGATTCGGCCAAGCAGTTCACCTACAACAAGATCACGCAGCCGAACCGCAACCGCCTGCTCTGGCTGGATCCCACCGTGGACGGCCTGAAAACCGGGCACACCGAATCGGCCGGCTACTGCATCGTCGCCACCGCGCAGCGCCCCAATGGCGCTGACCCGCGCCGCCTGATCACGGTGGTGGTGGGCACGGCGTCGGACAAGCTGCGCACGCAGGAAAGCCGCGAGTTGCTGGAGTGGGGCTTTCAGGGGTTCAATACCATCAAGTTGTACGCGCGCGGCCAGGCCGTCGCCACGCCCGAGGTCTGGAAGGGCGAGCACGACAGCCTGAAGGCAGGATTCACGCGCGACGCGTACGTGACGGTGCCCGCGGGCGCCAAGGTCGAGCCGGTCTGGACGCCGCAGGATCCGCTGATCGCGCCGATCGCGGCCCAGTCCCCGGTGGGCGCCGTGCGCGTGCTGGTGGACGGCAAGCCCGCCTTGCAGTTTCCCGTGGTGGCGCTGGAGCCGGTGGCCGAGGCGGGATTCGCGGGGCGTGCGTGGGATTCCATCCGCTTGTGGTGGCGCGGCCACGCCGGATAA
- a CDS encoding hemerythrin domain-containing protein has protein sequence MAVSFPGGPAPAPGADDPLALLSACHGRISRQCATLGRLAGHLPVHGSDAAAQTAAASVLRYFDTAAAHHHEDEEEDLFPALIESMAGSDAVCLHALVDGLVAEHRQLALRWEPLRQTLAEIAAGRQAELPAGQIQEFTEAYAAHIQREESELLPMAARLISDDALAAIGQAMKARRGGEAG, from the coding sequence ATGGCGGTGAGCTTTCCTGGAGGTCCGGCCCCCGCGCCGGGAGCCGATGATCCCCTGGCCCTGCTGTCGGCCTGCCACGGCCGCATTTCCCGCCAGTGCGCCACGCTGGGACGCCTGGCCGGGCACTTGCCGGTGCACGGCAGCGATGCGGCGGCCCAGACCGCTGCGGCCAGCGTCCTGCGTTATTTCGATACCGCGGCCGCGCATCACCACGAGGACGAGGAAGAGGACCTCTTTCCCGCCCTGATCGAGTCCATGGCCGGATCCGACGCCGTCTGTCTGCATGCGCTGGTGGACGGCCTGGTGGCCGAGCACCGGCAACTGGCGCTGCGTTGGGAGCCCTTGCGCCAGACGCTTGCCGAGATCGCGGCGGGCCGGCAGGCCGAACTGCCCGCGGGTCAGATCCAGGAATTCACCGAGGCCTACGCCGCGCATATCCAGCGCGAAGAGAGCGAGCTGCTGCCGATGGCGGCGCGGCTGATTTCGGACGATGCGCTGGCCGCGATCGGGCAGGCCATGAAGGCGCGGCGCGGCGGCGAGGCTGGCTGA
- a CDS encoding phosphonopyruvate hydrolase, translated as MNRNARFRQKLQDSALMHAMSAHNPLSARLAADAGFDAVWGSGFELSASYAVPDANILSPSQHLDMMRAIAAAVDVPVIADIDTGFGNAINVSYMVPQYEAAGVSAVVMEDKTFPKDTSLRASGRQELVRVEEFQGKIEAACGARRDADFCVIARTEALIAGAGEQEALARARAYEAAGADAILIHSKQSTPDEILSFVAAWQGRAPLVLVPTAYPQLRESDIQALAKVGLVIYGNHAIRAAVGAMRDVFARIRRDGGIHQVDAGLPTVKEIIALQGDAHMRELERRYLK; from the coding sequence ATGAACAGAAACGCCCGTTTCCGCCAGAAATTGCAGGATTCCGCCTTGATGCACGCCATGTCGGCGCACAACCCGTTATCCGCCAGACTGGCGGCCGACGCCGGTTTCGACGCAGTCTGGGGCAGCGGCTTCGAGTTGTCGGCCAGCTACGCGGTGCCTGACGCCAACATACTCTCGCCCTCGCAGCACCTGGACATGATGCGGGCGATCGCCGCCGCGGTGGACGTGCCCGTCATCGCCGATATCGACACCGGATTCGGCAACGCGATCAATGTCTCGTACATGGTGCCGCAGTACGAAGCCGCGGGCGTGTCGGCGGTGGTGATGGAGGACAAGACCTTTCCCAAGGACACCAGCCTGCGCGCGTCCGGCAGGCAGGAGCTGGTGCGGGTCGAGGAGTTCCAGGGCAAGATCGAGGCGGCCTGCGGCGCGCGCCGCGATGCGGATTTCTGCGTGATCGCCCGGACCGAGGCCCTGATCGCGGGCGCCGGCGAGCAGGAGGCGCTGGCCCGCGCCCGCGCCTATGAAGCCGCGGGCGCGGACGCCATCCTGATCCATTCCAAACAGAGTACGCCCGACGAGATCCTGTCGTTCGTGGCCGCATGGCAAGGCCGCGCGCCGCTGGTGCTGGTACCCACCGCCTATCCCCAATTGCGCGAATCCGACATCCAGGCGCTGGCCAAGGTGGGCCTGGTCATCTATGGCAACCACGCCATCCGCGCCGCGGTGGGGGCGATGCGGGACGTGTTCGCCCGCATCCGCCGCGATGGCGGCATCCACCAGGTGGACGCTGGCCTGCCGACGGTCAAGGAGATCATTGCGCTGCAGGGCGACGCCCACATGCGCGAGCTGGAGCGCCGCTACCTGAAGTAA
- a CDS encoding SulP family inorganic anion transporter produces the protein MSVARRLFGSWVDEVNARTLRADATAGLLGALLVLPQGVAFAMLAGLPPEYGLYSAIVPCIVAALFGSSRHVMSGPTNANSLALYAVLTPLAVAGSQGYIQLALAVTVLVGLMQWLVGTLKLGSLAHFISPSALFGFTSGAALLIAVHALKDALGMPAPDVHGAGALLASLVTNIGQVHWGALLVTLTTLAVALLVRRLDKRKPYMLAGLAAGALAAAAFNALTDGAPVSVLGSLAQPWPPFHIPSVDWRALPELLSVAFALTIVALAQSISIAKAVATRSGQRIDANREFVGQGLSNIVGGFFSCYLSCGSLNRSIPNYEAGAKTPLASVFSALLLVALVALSAPLLAMIPHAAISGLLLLVAWNLFDIPRWRLLVRTQRGEAVIAAATLAATITIRMEVAILLGTVLSLMVYLHRTSRPAMRAMGFDSRGLERRFVVLEHARDALPECPQLKLLRMEGSVYFGAATHVAQRLHELRAAPGAPRHLLVMAKSMNFIDMAGAQVWEDELAARRAMGGDLYFHRPRPEVLDMWRRTGFLQRLGEDHVFPDKATALHTIYAKLDRGICEGCQAKIFWECRPNGLRDD, from the coding sequence ATGAGCGTCGCGCGCCGGTTGTTCGGCTCGTGGGTGGACGAGGTCAATGCGCGGACTTTGCGCGCGGATGCGACGGCGGGCCTGCTGGGCGCGCTGCTGGTGCTGCCGCAGGGCGTGGCGTTCGCCATGCTGGCGGGCCTGCCGCCCGAGTACGGCCTGTATTCGGCCATCGTGCCCTGTATCGTCGCGGCGCTCTTCGGATCCAGCCGCCACGTCATGTCCGGCCCGACCAACGCCAACTCGCTGGCGCTGTATGCGGTGTTGACGCCGCTGGCGGTGGCCGGCAGCCAGGGCTACATCCAGTTGGCGCTGGCCGTGACCGTGCTGGTCGGGCTGATGCAATGGCTGGTGGGCACGCTGAAGCTGGGCTCGCTGGCGCATTTCATTTCGCCTTCGGCGCTGTTCGGCTTCACCAGCGGCGCGGCCCTGCTGATCGCCGTGCATGCGCTGAAGGATGCCCTGGGCATGCCGGCGCCGGACGTGCACGGCGCGGGCGCCTTGCTGGCAAGCCTGGTCACGAATATCGGGCAGGTGCATTGGGGCGCATTGTTGGTGACGCTGACGACCCTGGCCGTGGCCTTGCTGGTTCGGCGGCTCGACAAGCGCAAGCCCTACATGCTGGCAGGATTGGCGGCGGGGGCGCTGGCGGCCGCGGCCTTCAACGCGCTGACCGACGGCGCGCCGGTGTCCGTGCTGGGTTCGCTGGCCCAGCCCTGGCCGCCATTCCATATCCCCAGCGTCGACTGGCGTGCCTTGCCCGAGCTGCTGAGCGTGGCTTTTGCGTTGACCATTGTGGCGCTGGCGCAGTCCATTTCCATCGCCAAGGCCGTGGCCACGCGTTCGGGCCAACGCATCGACGCCAACCGCGAGTTCGTGGGGCAGGGGCTGTCCAACATCGTGGGCGGTTTTTTCTCCTGCTACCTGTCCTGCGGGTCGCTCAACCGTTCGATTCCCAACTACGAGGCCGGCGCCAAGACGCCGCTGGCTTCCGTGTTCTCGGCCCTGCTGCTGGTGGCGTTGGTAGCTTTGTCGGCGCCTCTTTTGGCCATGATTCCGCACGCCGCGATTTCCGGGCTGCTGTTGCTGGTGGCCTGGAACCTGTTCGACATTCCGCGCTGGCGGCTGCTTGTCCGCACCCAGCGCGGCGAAGCCGTCATCGCCGCCGCGACCCTGGCCGCTACCATCACCATACGCATGGAAGTGGCGATCCTGCTGGGCACGGTGTTGTCGCTGATGGTCTATCTGCACCGCACTTCGCGGCCCGCGATGCGCGCCATGGGCTTCGATTCACGCGGCTTGGAGCGGCGCTTCGTGGTGCTGGAGCACGCGCGGGACGCCTTGCCTGAGTGCCCGCAGTTGAAGCTGCTGCGCATGGAAGGCTCGGTCTATTTCGGCGCTGCCACGCACGTGGCGCAGCGCTTGCACGAATTGCGCGCGGCGCCCGGCGCGCCGCGCCATCTGCTGGTCATGGCCAAGAGCATGAACTTCATCGACATGGCGGGCGCGCAGGTCTGGGAAGACGAGCTTGCCGCCAGGCGGGCCATGGGCGGCGATCTGTACTTCCACCGCCCACGGCCGGAAGTGCTGGACATGTGGCGCCGTACGGGCTTCCTGCAGCGCCTGGGCGAAGACCATGTCTTTCCCGACAAGGCCACCGCGCTGCATACGATCTACGCCAAGCTGGACCGTGGCATCTGCGAGGGATGCCAGGCCAAGATCTTCTGGGAATGCCGGCCCAACGGGCTGAGGGACGACTGA
- a CDS encoding ABC transporter ATP-binding protein — translation MSMHPLLQVRELRKSFGGIDALAGVSFTLEAGRMLALIGPNGAGKSTCFNALGGQLRPDSGSVLLDGRELVGLSAGKICRLGVGRTFQTAATFRSMTVRENVQTALLSRDRLLLNPWRRASRHAAEEAMSLLSQVQMADKAQEHCGTLAYGDVKRVELAMALAHQPRLLLMDEPTAGMATNERHALMRLTRTLADTQRIAVLFTEHSLDVVFKHADRIAVLVRGSLLAEGVPATIAADERVRAAYLGTEAPQPA, via the coding sequence ATGAGCATGCATCCCCTGCTGCAAGTCCGCGAGCTGCGCAAATCGTTCGGCGGCATCGACGCGCTGGCCGGCGTGTCCTTCACACTGGAAGCGGGCCGGATGCTGGCGCTGATCGGCCCCAACGGCGCGGGCAAGTCCACCTGCTTCAACGCTTTGGGCGGCCAATTGCGCCCCGACTCGGGCTCCGTCCTGCTGGACGGCCGCGAACTGGTGGGCCTGTCGGCCGGCAAGATCTGCCGCCTGGGCGTGGGACGCACCTTCCAGACCGCGGCCACCTTCCGCTCCATGACGGTGCGCGAGAACGTGCAGACGGCGCTGCTGTCGCGCGACCGGCTGCTGCTGAACCCGTGGCGCCGGGCCAGCCGGCACGCGGCCGAGGAAGCCATGTCGCTGTTGTCGCAGGTGCAGATGGCGGACAAGGCGCAGGAGCATTGCGGCACCCTGGCCTATGGCGACGTCAAGCGGGTCGAGCTGGCCATGGCGCTGGCGCACCAGCCGCGCCTGCTGCTGATGGACGAGCCCACGGCGGGCATGGCCACCAACGAACGCCACGCGCTGATGCGCCTGACGCGCACGCTGGCGGACACCCAGCGCATCGCGGTCCTGTTCACCGAGCACAGCCTGGATGTGGTGTTCAAGCACGCCGACCGCATCGCGGTGCTGGTGCGCGGCAGCCTGCTGGCCGAGGGCGTACCCGCAACGATCGCGGCCGACGAGCGGGTCCGCGCGGCCTATCTGGGCACGGAAGCGCCGCAGCCGGCCTGA